The DNA segment GCACGTCTCTGTGAAGTCGGGATACGGTCGTCGATGAACCGTGTGATCGTGGTGCCCGAGTGTCCCCCGGAGGACTCTCGAGCCCGTACTGTTTCCCGTCTCGTTCGGGACATCGATGGCATACAGCGTCCCTTCGTCGGTTCCAAAGAACGCGGTGCCGTCGACGACCGTCGCAGGGGATGGCCTCCCTTCGGTCGAGAACGTCCATCGAGTACCGCCCTCATCGGTGTCGACGCCAAGTACGATGGTTGCGAGCGTTCCGACCACGACCGTATCACCGACCACAGTCGGATCGGCAGTCACACCAAGACCGGTGTCGAAGCTGGCGTCTACCGCCCAGCATTTCTCTCCGGACATCGCATCGATTGCGTACAAGACACCATTCTGACTACCGAAGTAGACAATTCCACCGGCTACCGTCGGCATCGTTGCGAGATTCCCGCGCGTGTCGACTTCCCAGTGTGTCTCACCAGTCACGGTATCAAGTGTGGACAATGTCCCGTGGTGAGATCCGTTGACGATGTACACGGATCGTTCGGGATCGATGGGTGGGACGTCCTCGCCGGTATCGTCCGGCGTTTGTGCAGTCCCAGTTCCGTTTACCGTCGAATCAACGGGGACAGTCGGCGATGCCGAGACCTGTGCCTCCGGCTGGAACCGCCATCGTTCGGTTCCGTCACCCGCGTCGAGTGCGTGAGCGATTCCATCAAACGTGCCCGAGGTCACGAATACGACTCGGTCGGTGGTCGACTCCGCATCGGCAGACGCGACGTCAACGACCGTCGGGGATCCATTCACGGACTCGTCGGTCTCAAAGCGCCATCGCTCGCTGCCACTCTCGATACCGACCGCGTGGACGTAGCTATCGCCGATTCCGCCGCCACCGACGTACGCCGTCCCGTTGATGACGGTCGGTGACGTGTCGACTTCAGCAGTGGCGTCGGAGGTTGTCTCAAAAGACCACCGCTCCGTACCGTCCTTGGTATCGATACCATAGAGGAGTCCGTCCGTGCTACCGACGACGACTGTGTCTTCGGAGACCGCCGGGGCACCCGTAACCTCGTCGCCCGTCTCGAATCGCCATCGTTCCTCCCCCGTCTGTACGTCGAGTGCATACACATGGCTGTCGGCGCTTCCGACGTAGCCAGTGCCGTTGACGATCGTTGGACCTCCTTCAATACCATCTCGAGCCTCGAATCGCCACAGTTCGTCGGCCGCAGGAAGGTCTCTCATCTGGCGCACGGTTCAGTAGCCAGAGATTTAAATAAATTGATTGTTACATGATTCGGGCCGTTGAATCGTCGAAAGTACTACCCTATCCCACCAGATACTATAGTCCACGACGTGAGGGAGTGGTGAGCGTACATAGGAAGCGCAT comes from the Halovivax cerinus genome and includes:
- a CDS encoding PQQ-binding-like beta-propeller repeat protein, which translates into the protein MRDLPAADELWRFEARDGIEGGPTIVNGTGYVGSADSHVYALDVQTGEERWRFETGDEVTGAPAVSEDTVVVGSTDGLLYGIDTKDGTERWSFETTSDATAEVDTSPTVINGTAYVGGGGIGDSYVHAVGIESGSERWRFETDESVNGSPTVVDVASADAESTTDRVVFVTSGTFDGIAHALDAGDGTERWRFQPEAQVSASPTVPVDSTVNGTGTAQTPDDTGEDVPPIDPERSVYIVNGSHHGTLSTLDTVTGETHWEVDTRGNLATMPTVAGGIVYFGSQNGVLYAIDAMSGEKCWAVDASFDTGLGVTADPTVVGDTVVVGTLATIVLGVDTDEGGTRWTFSTEGRPSPATVVDGTAFFGTDEGTLYAIDVPNETGNSTGSRVLRGTLGHHDHTVHRRPYPDFTETCLNCETNLAHLEEPSYCPNCGWELSA